GGCCTGGGGCGCTAGGTAGGGACGGCTCGATGGAGCTTCGATGACCGCTGCCCTCCTGTCCCTGTCCCTCGCCTTCACGCTCGTCACCGGCCAGTTCGCGCCCCAGCAGGCGGGAAGTGACCCGCTCGCGCCGGAGCTGGAGGCGCGTGCCCAGACGCTGGGCAAGCAGCTCCGGTGCGCCGTGTGCCAGGGACTGTCCGTGGCGGACAGCCCGTCCTCCATGGCGCGTGCCCAGCTCGACATGATTCGCGAGCTCGTCTCCGAGGGGAAGAGCGACGCCGAAATCGTCGAGTACTTCGTCGCCCGCTACGGTGAGTGGGTGCTGCTGTCCCCCCGCGCGGAAGGCTTCAACTGGTTCGTGTGGCTGGGCCCGGTGGGGCTCGTCGCCGTGGGCGCCTTCGTCATCTGGCGGCAGCTCCAGCGCGGCGCGGGCACCCCGGAGCAGGCCCCGCCCGCGGCCACGACTTCGGAAGAAACGGCGGCCCCGGCCGCGCCCGCTGGAACGCCTCCAGTGGATGAAGAAGACCCGTACCTCCAGGCCGTGCGCCGGGAGCTCGAGCGCTAGGAGCGCCAGGCCATGCAGCCGCAGACGACGAATTGGTTGCCCGGAATCATCGTGCTCGCCGTCACCTTCGTGTTGGCGGCGGGCTGGATCCTCTTTCAGCGCCGCAAGGGCTCCCTGGCGTCGGCCGAGCCCCGCGACGGCGTGCTCGATGACCTGACCCAGCGCGCGCAGTCCCTCATCGACCAGCTCCGCGCGCTGGAAGCGGAGAAGCACAACCAGAGCGCCGAGCAGTATGCCGCCGAGAAGTCCCGCCTGGAGCGCGAAGCCGCCGGGGCGCTGCGCGCGAAGGACGAGCACCTCAAGCGCAAGGCCTCCAGCGAGGGCGTCCGCCCCCGCCCCCAGGCTCCGGTCCCCACCGGGTGGGCGTCTCGCAATCCGCAGTTGGTGGGCGCGCTGTGGGGCGCGGGCATCGTGGTGTTCTTTGGTGGGCTGGGCTACCTGCTCGTCTCCGAGCAGCAGACGCGCACCGACGGCATGGAGGCCACCGGCCGCATGCCCCCGGGCGGCGCCGCCGCGCAGCAGCAGGGCGCGGGCATGGACGAGCAGATGCAGGAAGGCCCGGAGATGCAGGAGGCTCGCGCGCGGCTGAACGCCAACGCCGGGGATGTGGACGCGGCGGCGCTGCTGAGCCACGAGCTCATCCGCCGTCAGCAGTTCGACGAGGCCGTGAAGGTCACCGCGAAGGGCCTGGCGGCGGACCCCTTCAACGTCGAGCTGAAGGTCCACCGCGGCGTGCTTCGCGCCACCCAGGGCGACATGGCCGGCGCCGAGGCGGAGCTGACGGAACTGGTGGACACCTGGCCGGACGCACAGGAGGCGCTCATCTTCCTGGGCAGCCTCGCCCTGCGCCGCGGCGACAAGGCCGCCGCGCTGGCCCACTTCGAGCGCTTCTCCGTGGAGGTGCCGCGCAACATGCAGCCGCCGCAGCTCGGCCCTGCGATTGCCCAGCTTCGCGCGGAGGTCGCTGGCGGCATGCCCTGACGCCCAGCCCCCTGCCCTCACCGGCGGCGCCGCCCCAACCACCCGGAGTGGTCGAGGCAGGCGCCGCTGGCGTTTTCGATGCTCAGTGCACCGCGGCCCGCCGACGGCGGAAGCGCCGTACCTTCTCCACCAGCGTGTCCGGCATCGCCGCCTTGGCGCCGTTGCGCAGCAGGCGCGCCAGGGATTCGGACTGGGAGAACCAGCGTCCCTCCCACGTCCCGGCATGGACCCGCACGGACAGCGTGCGCCGCTGCTTGGATACCCAATCGGACTTGTACGTCTCGGTGCCCCGGAGGAAGTCGTACTCCGTCAGGCCGGCCTCCATCGCGTCGCGGAACGTCTCGCCCACCAGCACCAGGCCCACGCTGCGATTGCGCCACGCCGGGTCATAACCGGACTGGAAGTACACGAAGGTGTCGCGGTGGAGGATGCCGTACACCGACGCCACGGCCTGGCCGCCCACCTTCATCGTGTAGAGGCGCAGCCGGCCCCGCTCCGCCAGGAACTGCGTGGCATCTCGGTGGAACGCCTCCACGCCCGAGCCCTTGATGCCCTGCGAGCCCCCATCCGCGGCCCACCGCGCCGAGTGCAGGCGGAAGAAGTCCGTCAGCGGCGCCGCCAGCTCGCCCGGGGCGTCCGTGCGCTCGATGCGGTAGCCCTCCTGCTTCGCCAGCCACTTGCGCCGCCGCAGGAAGTTGTCGCGGCGTCCGGTGCGCTTGAGGAACGCGTCGAAGGGCTCGCCCGGCGTCAGCGTGTCATACGGGCACACGTAGCGCGGCGCCACGCGGACGTCCGGCCTGGCGAAGGTCTCCCGGAGCACGTCCACGGTGGGCGAGTCCTCGCGCAGGTCCGACAAATCCAACACGTCCCATTCGTCGCGCAGCGCGTGCAGCATCCGCGCGAAGGCGCCGGCCACCTCGCGCTCACGGCCCCGCCGCGCCACGACGTCCAGGTAGTCGCTGCCGACGTGTGTCTCCCCCAGGAAGCTCAGCCGCCGCACCGGGATGCCAGTGACGCCCAGGTACTCGACGCCCAGCGGCATCAGGCCCACCAGCGTGCCCGCCGCGTCGCGCGCGGTCAGCACCAGCGGGCGCCGGCCCGTGGCGATGCGCCGGCACCACGGGTACACCCACTCCCAGGCGTTGAAGGGCCCCGCGTCGCTCGCATCCATCAGCGCGGCCCATTCCTCCCGCATCCCCGCCAGCGTGGAGAGGCTGCCCACGGCGCCTACCTCCAACGGGTGCGCGGCCCACGCTCCCTGCGACAGCTCATCCTCCCGAATCAACGCCCGTCCTCCCGGAGGGGCAGCCGCCCCTCCCTGTTCCCCGAATGAACTTCACCCCGCGCGCTTCTTCGACCGGTGGTCCGACTTCACGGCCTCGCGCACCGCCTGCGCCACGTCCGCCATGACCTCCGGCGTCAGGTCCTGGTGGCACGGAATCTCCACGATGGAGCGACGCAGCTGCGCCACCTCCGGGAAGGCCGATGCGTCACAGGCCGGGTGGAAGCGCTTCCAGAAGTCGATGGCGTCGATGCCCTGCACGCGCAGCCGCGCCAGCACCTCCGCCTTGTCCTGCACCACCAGCGGGTAGAATAGCGGGCACGCGCCCGGCGGAAGCTGGTTGAACAGCGGCGCGGAGATGTCGCGCAGCCGGCCCAGCAGGAAGAAGTAGTTGCGGCGCCGCTGCTCGACGATGGATTCCAGGTCCTGGGCCAGGGCAATCCGCTTCGTCAGCGGGCTCATGCCCAGGTCCACGTGCTTGCGGTCGAAGTGCTGCGTCCCCGTGGCCACGCGCTCGATGCTGGCCGCCTTCACGGTGCCATGCCCCAGCGCGCGCACGGCGCTGCGCAGGGCCCGGCCGGCCAGGCCGCCGCGCAGCTCCAGGTTCTGCAGCAGCGCGGACACCGTGTGGCTGAAGGTGGACACGGACGGCGGCGCGGGCGGCTCCGGAAGGCTGTACTGGCGCGGGCCGTTGACGACCAGCGCGCCCCCATTGGGAACCGGAAGCGTCTTGTAGAGGCAGAAAATGCCCACGTCTCCCGTCGTCCCCAGGGGCACCGTTCCGTCGGAGGACAGCAGCGACAGCGCGCAGTCCTCGATGAGGATGAGGCCGTGCTGGTCCGCCAGCTTGCGCATCTCCGCGACGGGGCCCGGGAAGCCCGCGTAGTGCGTCAGGTACAGGGCCCGCGTCTTCGGGCCGATGCGCCGGGCCACGTCGTCCAGGTCCACGTCCCAGCGGCTGCCCACGCGGTAGAAGCGCGGCGTGGCGCCGGCGTCCACCAGGGCCTCCACCTCCACGCCGTGGTGGTAGGCGGGCATCAACACCTCGCCCGAATCCAGCCCCAGCATCTTCACCGTCAGCCAGATGGCGTTGCGGGCGAAGTAGAAGTAGCGGACGTTGGGCGAGGAGAACGGCGGCAGCGCGCCGGGCTTCGGCCGAGACAGCAGCATGTGCGGCCACAGCGTGGGCAGTGACGGCACGAACAGCCGGCCAGAGTGCTTCATCGTCTCCATCGCGACACCACCTCTTTCACCGCGGGCCCCCACCGGAACTTGGCCGCACACAGCGCCTGGCCGAAGGGGGAGTCATTGAACACGTAGAGCCAGGTGTGGCGCCGGACCTCGTTCGTCCAGTCGCGCTTCCACACCATGTCGGGCCCCAGGAAGTCGAACTCGTGCAGGCCCCGGTCGATGCAGGCCCCGATGACCTCATCCACCAGGAGCTGGCCCGGGCTGCACTCACGCAGGCTTTCGTCGTAACCGGGCTTCAGCAGGAAGTAGCGCCCGCCGTATTCCAGGCCGTACTGGAACGCCACCGGCCGGCCGTCCAGCCGCAGGAAATACAGCGCCAGCCGCTGGCGATAGGCGGAGTCCCGCGCCAGCTCCGTGTAGAAGCCGCGCGTGCGCGCATCCTGCGCCATGGCCGTGCCGCGCGCGCCCTTCCAGCCGCTCTGCTCCAGCAGGAAGCCTTCCTCCAGCGCGCCCTCCAGGCCGAGCCCGCTGTCCACCCGCTCGAAGGTGAGCTGGCCCTTCTCCTCCAGCTTGCGGCGGCGGCGACGGCAGTTGGCCTTGAACTTCGACTGCAATGTCTTCTGCAAGGCATCGCGGGACGCCGGCAGCGGCACATACGGGGAGCGCAGGGACTCCCACTCGCCCACGGGCAGGCCGGACTCGCGCGCCACCGCATGCAGCCGCCAGGCGGCCCCACCGTCGGGGACATCCGTGAGCCGCAGCACATCCCAGCCGCCGGCCGAGCGCAGGTGGGACACGAAGGCCGCCGCGGCGACCTCCGGTTCCTTCGCCACCAGGTCGAATCGGCAGGAGTGGGCGTTGGCCGCCGCGGACAGCTGCCGCGCCGGTACACCCAGCAGTGTCGTGCGCTCCTCCCACAGCGGGAGCACCGCGCCAAGGCTCCCATCCGCGTCCCGCAGCGTCAGCACGCGCGGATTCACACCGGGTACGAAGTTGTCCATCCAGATGCGGATGAACTCATGCCGGTAGAACAGCTCGTTGGAGGTGGCCTCCACGAGCGCGTTCCACTCGGACTCCAGGGACATGAAGGCCGCGCGTCCCGTCACTTCGGTGACGCGCGGCGAGGCAGAAAGGTCTCTTGCTTCCATGAGGTGTCGGGTGCCCAAGGTGGTGATGGAGGTTCGCGGCTACAACCCGCTGCGGGCCATCTTCAGCAGGCAGGCGGCGACCTTGCGGCTGTCATGTCGAATCCTGGACCCTGCCTTGAGCAGGTCCGCCTGCACCGGCACCACGCCCGCGCCAATCAAGTCCCGCGGGTTGGCTGACACCACGAACGAGCCGCGACGGGCATAGCGCCGGTTCGCCTCTTCCGTGGGCAGCGTGCCGTTGACGAGCACCGCGTCCAGCACCGGCCCCACGTGGTCCGTGACGGCCTGCACGTGGTCCAGACAGGACATGCCGTCCGTCTCCCCCGGCTGAGTCATCAGGTTGGCCACCATGATTTTCAGCGCGCGCGTCTCCTTGAGCGCCTGGGCCACGCCGTCCACCAGCAGGTTGGGCAGCACGCTCGAGTACAGCGAGCCCGGGCCGATGGCGATGAGGTCCGCCGTGTAGATGGCCTCCAGCAGGCCCTCGGTGGGCGGCGGCGAGCGAGGACTCAGCGTGACGCGGCGCACCCGGCCGTGCGCGCGGCAGATGTTGCGCTCCCCCACCACCTCCGTGTCGTCATGCATCTGCGCCACCAGCTGCACGGACGCCAGCGTGGAAGGCAGCACGTGGCCCCGGGCGCCCAGCAGCTCCCCGGACATGCGCACCGCCTCCATGAAGTCCCCCTTCAGCTCCGCGAGCGCGGCGATGAGCAGGTTGCCCACCGCGTGGCCCGCCAGGCCGCGCGCTCCGCCGAAGCGGAACTGGAAGACGTCCTTGAGCGCGTTCTTTCCACCCGCCAGCGCCACCAGGCAGTTGCGGATGTCGCCCGGAGGCAGCGCGCCGTGTTGGCGCCGCAGACGGCCCGAACTGCCGCCGTCGTCGCTCATGGCCACCACCGCGGTGATGTCGATGCCCGGCTCCCGGGCCTTCGGTGTCGCGCGCCGGGCCAGGCCGCGCAGCACCATGGGCAACCCCGTGCCTCCGCCGATGGCGACGATGCGCGTCGGCCGGTCCACCTGCCCCTGCAGCACCTCGTTGCCCTGGCGCTCCAGCTCCAGCCTGCGACGGGCCTCCGCCCACTCCGCGGGCAGCGGCGCTTCCATGTCCATTCCCACCATGACGCTTACCCCCATCCACGACGCCCCAGCCCGCCTCCCCAGGCGAGCCCCCCTCCCGGCCTCCCACAGCGGAAGCCGGGAAAGCGAAATGCCCTACCGCGCCCCACGACCGAGAAGCACATGCCTCACGGTGTGGAAGATGATTCCCACGTCCAGGAACAGCGAACCGTTCTTCACGTAGTACAGGTCGAACTCCAGCTTGTTCCGCGCATCCTCCACCGACGCGCCGTAGGGGTAGCGAATCTGAGCCCACCCCGTCAGGCCTGGCTTGACGGCCTCCCGCAGGCCGTAGAACGGAATCTGCTGCTTCAACTGCTCGACGAACACTGGCCTCTCGGGGCGGGGCCCCACGAAACTCATGTCTCCCGTCAGGATGTTGAAGACCTGGGGAATCTCGTCGATGCGCGCGCGGCGGATGAAGCGGCCCACCCGCGTGACACGGTCATCGTTCGCCTTCGCCCACACCGCGCCATGCTTCTCCGCGTCCGTGCGCATGCTGCGGAACTTCCACAGGTGATACGTGCTCCCGAACAGCCCGGTCCTTTCCTGCCGGTAGAAGATGGGTCCCTTCGAATCCAGCTTGATGGCCACCGCGACCAGCAACAGGAAGGGCGCGGACAGGATTAGCAGGAGGGATGCCACCGCGATGTCGAAGCCCCGCTTCAGCGTGCGGCGCAGCGGGGACACGGTGAGCTCGTCCGCGAAGGCGAAGTCGCTCGCCCTCAGGAACTGCACCGGAATCCGGCGCAGCACCCGCTCGCAGAAGCCCGTGGCCTCATACACCCGCCGGCCCTGGAGCCGGCAGCGCAGCAGGCCGTCCACCCAGTTGGCCCCGCGCATGTCATCCGCGGCCTGCACCACATAGGCCGCGTTCAGCCGGGCCGCCGTCTGCTCCAGCGCCTCGCCCGAGGTGCGAGGGTCCGTCAGGCCCACGATGCGGTAGGTGCCCTCCCCGCCCGCTTCAATCGCGCTGGCCACCGCGCGCGCCTTGGGCCCTTCTCCGACGATGAGCACCGAGTGCGGCGCTCCCACCAGGGCGCGGATGGACACCCGCACCATCAACGTCCCGGCCAGGGCCCCCATGGCTCCGCCCAGCAGCGTGCCGGGCGGAAGCTGCATCGGCACCACCAGCGGGGTGACGAGCATGACGCCGCCCGCCACCATCGCCGTGACCCCCGCGGCCTTGAGGAACCGGTATCCCCGCACCCGGTCCTCCGCGGCCACACGGAGGTCATACAAATCCAACAGATACAGCGTGAACTGGAAGGTGATGACGAACGCCGCGCCCATCCACAGCAGCGTGGGCCACAGCTGCGACAGCGGCGTGTGTGTCCCTTCAGGCGCGAAGAGTGCCGCGCAGGCCGCCGCGCCCATCACGCAGGCCAACGCGATTGCCGAACTCTCGGCGAGGAAGAACGTCAGTTTCTTTGCAGAGAAATAATGGTGAAAAACGCGGAGCACGTGCCCCTCCAACCTACCCGCCCGACCCTCTTCCACCACCGGCCCCGCCCCCCTGTCACCCGGAGGCGGGAACCGGAACCAAAGCCCCCCGCCGCTACCGCTTCTCGTAGTTCTTCAGATACGGCGCCGAGTGGACCTCCGCGCCATTCAGCACACACCCGACGATGGGCGCGCCGCCCAGGCTCTCCACCGCCTGGTGCACCGCCTTGCCCGACGTCACGTTGGCGCGAATGACCATCAGCACGCCGTCCGCCTGATGGCCCAGGATGGCCGCGTCCGCGAAGGGCAGCGTGGGCGGCATGTCGACGTAGACCTCGTCGAAGCCCTCACGCACCGCCTTGAGGAACTGCTTCATCCGGCCGCTCGCCAGCACCTGCGCGGTGTCCTCGGGCGTGACGCCCGCGGGGATGAGGGCCAGGCGCGTGGAGTTGAACCGCCGCACCACGTCCCGCACCTCACAGTCCCCCGCCAGCAGCTCCGCCAGGCCCGTCTTGTTGCGCATGCCCAGCGTGGCCGCCACGCCGCCCCGGCGCAGGTCCGCATCCACCAGCAGGATGCGGCGCTCCGGGTTCGCCCGGGCCGCGGCGAGCGCCAGGTTGACGCTCGTCACCGTCTTGCCTTCCCCGGGCATCGCCGAGGTGAGCGCGACGACCTTCATCGGCCGCAGGTCCCGCATCCGCTCGAGCCTGTAATAAAGGCTCCGGTATTGCTCCGCCGCGGCCGATGCCGGCGCCGTCAGCGTCACCACCCGGCGGTCCACCGCGTTGCCGCCCGTCGGGTTGTCATCCACTCGGGGGAGGAAGTTGCCCGCCCGCTCCATCGTCTGATCCATGTCCGTCCTCCGTCCTTTTCCGGCGCGACTCAGTTCAACGACGTGGGGTTAGACACGCTGTTTCGAGCCCCCGAAGCCGGCATCAGAATCCGCCGCTCCGTCTTGCCCTGCATTTCCGGGACCACCGCGAGCACCGGCAGCGTCAGGCGCTGGCGAACCTCGGTGCCATCGCGAAGGCTGTCGTCGCGCATCTCCAGCACCGCCCCCGTCAGCACACCCAAGCCCAGGGCCAGGAGGAAGACGATGAGCATGCCCGCCATGCGGTCCGGCCGGGCCGGGGTCGCCGGCACGCCCGCCGGGGAGATGACGTTGAACAGGCTCTTGGCGCTCTTGGCCTCCAGCTCCTGCGCGATCTCCGCCTCCACCTTGCGGCTCACCACGCTCTGGTACTTGGTGCGCGCGATTTCGTAGTCGCGGTTCATCACCGCCAGCTCGTGCGCCCAGCGCGGGGTGTTGTTCAGCCGGCCCTGGTACGCCTCGGCCTGCTTCTGGAGGTCCTGAATCTCCTGCTGGATGTTGCCAATCAGCGTGGCCACGCGGGTGCGCTCGGCGCGCTCGGCCCACAGCCGCCCTTCGGCCTCCTTGCGGCGAGCCGTCATGCCGTCCAGCTCCGTCTGAAGTCGCTTCACCTCCGGGTGGTCCTCCGTCCAGGTGGTGCGAGCGTTGACCAGGGAACGGGTGAGCCCGTTCTCCGCGGCCTCGAGCCGGCCGGCCTCGCTGTCCACCGCGTTGCGCGCGCGGGCCAGGTCGGAGCGGCGGCCCTCGGCGACACGCAGCTCCTCCGACTTCGTCTGGAGCTGGTGCGACACGCGCTCCAGGCCGCGCATGTTCATCTCCATCTGCTCGGGCAGCTCGCCCAGGTGGTCCACCTTGAACTGGGAGATCTTCGCCTCCCAGTTGCTGACCGCCTTGCCCAGCTGAACCATCTCCTCGTTGAAGAGGTCGGTGGCGCGCGCCGCCTGCGCCTGACGAATCTTCAGCGTCTCATCGGAGAAGATGGTCGGCAGGCGGTTGGCCACCTGCGCCGCCACCTGCGGGTCGCGGTTGGCGTAGGTGAGCTCGAAGGCCGTCTCACCCTCCACGCGCACCGTGAGGTCCTTGCGCATCTGTGCGACGGCGGACTCCATGCCCTTCTCCGAAACGATGTCCGGATAGAGGTTCATCTCCTCGATGGCCTTCTGAAGCACCGGACGCGCCAGCAGCTCCTGGCGAACGGTGAGCAGCCGCTGCTCGATGATTTCGCTCACCGTGCGCTGCACCATCTCCTCACCCGGCCGCTGCGGCTCCACGCGGACCACCACTGAAGCCTCGTACATGCTCGGCCGGGTCATCACGATGGCTGCGCCCACCACGAAGACCACTGCTGCGATGGCACCGACCAGGGCCTTGCGCCGCCACAGGGCTCCCAGAAGCTGGTCTGCCGTCATCCCTCGCTCCATGTTCCGCTCCTCCTCCATCCCACGCGCTGTAGCTACCAAGGCGTCACCACCAATCGGACGGCGAACACATTGCGCGTCAGGTCCACCGCGCTCGCCGAATCCGCCAGCCCAACCTGAGCGATTCGATCCACCGCACCCTGCGCCGACAGGCGCCGGTCCATGCGGTACTCCACACCACCACTCACCGCGTAGCCCTGCGACACCCGCGGCGCTCCTCTGAACACGGCCCAGTCCAGCGACGGGGCCTGCCCGTTGCGGAAGAAGCTGGCCGCGCCAAAAAGCGAGAACTTCTGGGTGAACCGGCGCGCCAACATCACCGACGCGTAGTCCGCCCACAGCGCGTTGGTGAAGCCGTTCGCGCCCACCAGGTCGTGTCCCATCGACACGCCCACGTCGAACATCTCCCCTTCGCGCTGCAGCTCCACGTTCACGCGCGGAACCCAGCCACCCTGCTGGCCCACCGGCGCCAGGTACCGCACGGGGCCCGCCCGGACGGTGAAGGTGGTAGGCCGCGTCAGCCGATACCGCAACCCCAGCGCCGCGCCGTGCGACTGGCTCAGCGCCCCCTCATAGAGGAAGCCCTGGTACCGGTACTCCAAACCCAGGCTGAGCCGGCGCGTGGCGCGGTACCAGCCTTCGATGGAGGGCGTGTGCGCGTACCCCGCGCGCTGCCCCACGTCGATGATGCGCACCGCCTCGAAGCGGTAGCCCGCGCGCACGTCCAGCCGCTCCGCCACGCGGTTCGTCACGCCCAGCGTCGCCTGCGTGAAGAACGTGGGCAGCGTGGAGCGCGCCAGGCCGTCACGCGGCAGCGAGCTGGGGTCCGTGACGCGGAACACCCGAATCGCCGTGTCCAGCCGCAGGCGACGCGTCACCTGGTGCCGGGCCTCCAGACCGCCCCGGTGGTCCAGCGTCGTCCTGCCCGACCCATGCCGCATCAGCAGGTCGGCCGCGTAGAAGCTGTCCAGCGTGAGCCGCGCGTCCTTCGCCTCCAGCCCCAGCCGCGGCGTCACCTTCGTCATCAGCTGGCCGGCGCCGCCACCGCCCAGTCGCAGGTCATCGTCGAACCGCTCCTCGGCCGTCAGCCGAAGCCGGGGCTCCCATACCGTCGCGGCCTGCGCGGCAGGCGCACCGAACAGGAGGCCCGCGAGTAGCCACTTCTTCCAGTTGCCCTTCACCGTCGCCCTCCGTCCCGCACGCCCACCACCGCCCACGTCCACGACGCCCACTGCGTCACCACCCCTCACGGAACGACGACGGTGTCACCCGGCCGGAGCATGACCTCGTGTCCACCATCCGGAGAGATGAGGTCGCTGTAGCGCACCGGAATCTGTCCGCCCTTGCTGTCGGTGCGGATGACCACGATGCCGTCCGAGTTGGCGAAGTCCGTGAAGCCGCCCGCCAGCGCGATGGCCTGCAGCAGTGACACGCGGCCGCGCAGCGGATAGGCGCCCGGGTGGGCCACTTCGCCGGTGACGAACACGCGGCTGCTGTTCACCTCGCGGACAATCACCGTCACGCGCGGCTCCTGCACATACGGCTGGAAGGCCTCCTTCAGGGATTCGGCCAGCTCCGTGGGCGTCTTGCCCGCGGCGTGGACCTCGCCCACCATGGGCATGGAGATGTAGCCATCCGGACGAACCGGCAGCGTCCGGGACAGCTCCGCGTCACGCCACACCGCGATGTCCAGCACGTCCTCGCGGCCAATCCGGTAGGGCTGCTCCGTGTTGTCCACCGTCACCTTCGGCTGGTGCGCGCAGCCCCCCAGGAGCATCACGCCCAACACCGTCCAGAACCCCGCGCTCGTCTTGCCCATCGTCAGCTCTCCCTCAAAAGCGTGTGTCGCGCTCCCGGCCCTACCGCAGCCGGACGTTGCTTCCGGCGGCGTTGCCTTAGCAGCGCGTGTGCCACGTACTGGAGGGAGGGAAAGCCCTTGGATCGCAGTGGGTTACGAAGTGCCCTCCTGGGAGACCCCATGGGGTTCAGGAAATTTTTCCGGCATCGTACCCGCGTCGCACCCGGTGCTTTCTTCAGGCATTGCTCTGAACAGGGAACGACTTTGCCCTCCGCGGCCCCTCCCGCTTCCCACTTCCCGGGGCTGGAGGCTGGCACGCGTCTTGGATTGAAGTTCGCGCGAGGCAATGAATTCCACAACGCGTGATGTGTTCGCGAGAACGGGGGAGGGTCGGATGAGGAAGGCGGCTGGGGCGGTGGCGGCGTCGTTCGCGATGGGCACGGGCGCCATGACCCTGATGGGCGTGGCCTTCGCAACGCAGATGGAGGCCGCGGTGGTCGCGGTGGTGGGCCTTGCGTTGTACGCGAGCAGCGCGCTGCTCACGAACAAGGCGCCGGCGACGGCGGCCACCAGCGTCGCGAAGCAGGCGTAGTCCGGATGTAACGAAAGAGGCCGGGCGCCCGCGCGTGGCGCCGGCCTCTTTCCTTTGGCGCGCGCGGTTTCGGACAATAAGGTGCGCCGCCATGGCCAAGCCACAGTACTGGCTCATCAAGAGCGAGCCCTCCGTCTACGCCTACGCCCAACTGGAGAAGGACGGGAAGACGGAGTGGACCGGCGTGCGCAACTTCGAGGCGCGCAACAACATCCGGGCGATGAAGCCCGGGGACCTCTGCCTCTACTACCACTCCAATGAGGACAAGGCCGTGGTGGGTGTGGCCCAGGTGCTCACGCCGCCGGGACCAGACTCCACCGTGCCCGATGAGGACTGGGCCGCCACCTTCATGGGGCCTGTCGTCCCCTTCACGCAGCCGGTGGACCTGGCCACCATCAAGGCCACCGCCGCACTGAAGGATTTTCCGCTCGTCACCCGCGGCCGGCTGAGCGTGGCCCCCGTCACCGCCACGCACTTCAAGCAGGTGTTGAAGATGGGGAAGACAGTGCTACCGAAGTAGTACGGTGACGCTGGTGGGGCGCCACCCCCGAAGGCATACTCCGGCGCCGTGAGTGCCACTGACATCCGCAAGATTCCGGCTCAGGAGACGCGCGGCCTCCGCCACGCCATCCTCCGTCCCAACCAGCCTCTGGAGATGGCCGTCTATCCCGGGGATGACGACGCGGACACGCTCCACCTGGGCGTCTATACGGAGGGCCGCCTGGTGGGCGTGGCCTCCCTGTATCGGGAGCCGCCGCCGGACGCGCTGCGCGCCACCACGGCCTGGCGCCTGCGAGGCATGGCGGTGGACGCCACCCTGCGTGGGCACGGCCATGGCGCCGCCCTCCTGCAGGCCTGCATGGAGCATGCGGCGCGGCAGGGCGGTTCCCAGGTGTGGTGCAACGCGCGGATGACGGCCTCCGGATTCTACCGCGCGCAGGGCTTCGCGCAGCGAGGCGAGCCCTTCGACCTGCCCGGCATCGGCCCGCACCACCTCATGTGGCGCAACCTCGGAACCTCCTGATGACCACCCTCCCCGACCTCGACCTCATCCGG
Above is a window of Myxococcus virescens DNA encoding:
- the exoE gene encoding polyisoprenyl-phosphate hexose-1-phosphate transferase ExoE; protein product: MLRVFHHYFSAKKLTFFLAESSAIALACVMGAAACAALFAPEGTHTPLSQLWPTLLWMGAAFVITFQFTLYLLDLYDLRVAAEDRVRGYRFLKAAGVTAMVAGGVMLVTPLVVPMQLPPGTLLGGAMGALAGTLMVRVSIRALVGAPHSVLIVGEGPKARAVASAIEAGGEGTYRIVGLTDPRTSGEALEQTAARLNAAYVVQAADDMRGANWVDGLLRCRLQGRRVYEATGFCERVLRRIPVQFLRASDFAFADELTVSPLRRTLKRGFDIAVASLLLILSAPFLLLVAVAIKLDSKGPIFYRQERTGLFGSTYHLWKFRSMRTDAEKHGAVWAKANDDRVTRVGRFIRRARIDEIPQVFNILTGDMSFVGPRPERPVFVEQLKQQIPFYGLREAVKPGLTGWAQIRYPYGASVEDARNKLEFDLYYVKNGSLFLDVGIIFHTVRHVLLGRGAR
- a CDS encoding CpsD/CapB family tyrosine-protein kinase, which encodes MDQTMERAGNFLPRVDDNPTGGNAVDRRVVTLTAPASAAAEQYRSLYYRLERMRDLRPMKVVALTSAMPGEGKTVTSVNLALAAARANPERRILLVDADLRRGGVAATLGMRNKTGLAELLAGDCEVRDVVRRFNSTRLALIPAGVTPEDTAQVLASGRMKQFLKAVREGFDEVYVDMPPTLPFADAAILGHQADGVLMVIRANVTSGKAVHQAVESLGGAPIVGCVLNGAEVHSAPYLKNYEKR
- a CDS encoding GumC family protein, which translates into the protein MEEERNMERGMTADQLLGALWRRKALVGAIAAVVFVVGAAIVMTRPSMYEASVVVRVEPQRPGEEMVQRTVSEIIEQRLLTVRQELLARPVLQKAIEEMNLYPDIVSEKGMESAVAQMRKDLTVRVEGETAFELTYANRDPQVAAQVANRLPTIFSDETLKIRQAQAARATDLFNEEMVQLGKAVSNWEAKISQFKVDHLGELPEQMEMNMRGLERVSHQLQTKSEELRVAEGRRSDLARARNAVDSEAGRLEAAENGLTRSLVNARTTWTEDHPEVKRLQTELDGMTARRKEAEGRLWAERAERTRVATLIGNIQQEIQDLQKQAEAYQGRLNNTPRWAHELAVMNRDYEIARTKYQSVVSRKVEAEIAQELEAKSAKSLFNVISPAGVPATPARPDRMAGMLIVFLLALGLGVLTGAVLEMRDDSLRDGTEVRQRLTLPVLAVVPEMQGKTERRILMPASGARNSVSNPTSLN
- a CDS encoding polysaccharide biosynthesis/export family protein, which translates into the protein MGKTSAGFWTVLGVMLLGGCAHQPKVTVDNTEQPYRIGREDVLDIAVWRDAELSRTLPVRPDGYISMPMVGEVHAAGKTPTELAESLKEAFQPYVQEPRVTVIVREVNSSRVFVTGEVAHPGAYPLRGRVSLLQAIALAGGFTDFANSDGIVVIRTDSKGGQIPVRYSDLISPDGGHEVMLRPGDTVVVP
- a CDS encoding EVE domain-containing protein — translated: MAKPQYWLIKSEPSVYAYAQLEKDGKTEWTGVRNFEARNNIRAMKPGDLCLYYHSNEDKAVVGVAQVLTPPGPDSTVPDEDWAATFMGPVVPFTQPVDLATIKATAALKDFPLVTRGRLSVAPVTATHFKQVLKMGKTVLPK
- a CDS encoding GNAT family N-acetyltransferase; its protein translation is MSATDIRKIPAQETRGLRHAILRPNQPLEMAVYPGDDDADTLHLGVYTEGRLVGVASLYREPPPDALRATTAWRLRGMAVDATLRGHGHGAALLQACMEHAARQGGSQVWCNARMTASGFYRAQGFAQRGEPFDLPGIGPHHLMWRNLGTS